The proteins below are encoded in one region of Garra rufa chromosome 12, GarRuf1.0, whole genome shotgun sequence:
- the LOC141347711 gene encoding uncharacterized protein produces MVFIKEESEDMKIEETFRVKNEDTQEQTDLVALKVESEVLNEMEEKDHNFINGEKSFSCSQTEKAPLRKRTQKTGRSYLTYQQSGKCFKQTESIKRHVRVHTGEKPYGCQQCGKHFGYRRSLKTHVRSHVGENPLTCPECGQSFHQKQHFEDHRIIHTEQPYSCPQCGKSFNHKVRFEEHLRVHTGDKPFTCKQCGRSFNQKGNLYRHMRVHSGEKPYTCQQCGKSFKRKGNLDSHITVHSVKNLFTCQQCAVSFTQNESFTRHMRIHNGDQSYTCDQCGKSFDEHGNLEVHMRSHREKPYTCSECGKSFSQKQQFKVHMRIHSGEQPYTCPQCGKRFNHKQTRENHMRIHTGEKPFTCQQCGRSFNQKGHLNSHMGVHSGEKPFICGHCGKSFRNKATLKYHMRFHT; encoded by the exons atggtgtttattaaagaggagagtgaagacatgaagattgaagaaacattcagagtcaaaaaTGAAGATACtcaggaacaaacag ATCTGGTGGCACTGAAAGTggagagtgaagtactgaatgaaatggaagagaaagatcataatttcataaatggagaaaaatcttttagttgttcacagactgaaaAGGCTCCCTTAAGAAAAAGGACTCAAAAGACAGGAAGAAGTTATTTAACCTATCAACAGTCTGGAAAGTGTTTCAAACAAACGGAAAGCATTAAAAGACAcgtgagagttcacacaggagagaaaccgtatggctgtcaacagtgtggaaagcattTCGGTTATAGAAGAAGTCTTAAAACACATGTCAGGAGTCACGTTGGAGAGAATCCCCTCACATGCCCTGAGTGTGGACAGAGTTTCCAtcaaaaacaacactttgaagACCATAGGATAATTCACACTGAGCAACCCTActcatgccctcagtgcggaaagagctTTAATCATAAAGTACGCTTTGAAGAACActtaagagttcacactggagataagccttttacctgcaaacaatgtggaagaagtttcaaccaaaaaggaaacctttaCAGACACATGAgggttcactctggagagaagccctacacctgccaacagtgtggaaaaagttttaaACGGAAAGGAAACCTTGACAGTCACATAACAGTTCactctgtaaagaaccttttcacctgccaacagtgtgcaGTAAGTTTTACTCAAAACGAAAGCTttaccagacacatgagaattcacaatggagatcagtcttacacgtgtgatcagtgtggaaagagttttgatgaACATGGAAACCTTGAAGTTCATATGAGGTCTCATAGAGAAaaaccctacacatgctctgagtgtggaaagagttttagtcaaaaacaacaatttaaagtccatatgagaattcactctggagagcaaccctacacatgccctcagtgcggaaagaggtttaatcaTAAACAAACCCGTGaaaaccacatgagaattcacacaggagagaagcctttcacctgccagcaatgtggaagaagtttcaaccaaaaaggacaccttaacagcCACATgggagttcactctggagagaaaccgtttatatgtggtcactgcggaaagagtttcagaaataaagcaacacttaaataccacatgaggtttcacacatga